The window CGGCCGCCGCCCTCGATTTTGGGCCTTTTTCCGCTTTCCCACCCTGCCCGTTCCCCATTTCCCCTATCCCGCCGCGTGCGACAGTTCGTCTCGCCCCCCCTCCGTTTCAAACCCCCAAAATTTCCCTCCTCTCCTCCCTTCCGCCGGGCAATTCGCCCGCCTTTTTGATCCCCCGCCAGGCCACCGCCTCGATTAGTCTCCCCATCTCCCCTCCAATCCCCTAAACAATCTTTCGCCTTCCGATTTCCCCCCAATTTCCGCGGCTCCCCTCTCCCCCATCTCGCACCAACCTCTCCGTCCGCCACCTACCCCTGCCAAACCCTAGCCGGCGATTGCTGCCCAACTGATGGCGGACGACGACGCCGCCGCGAGCTTGAGCCAGCCCTCGCCCGCGAAGGTGAGATTCGATTGCCCGGTCTGTTCGTTTTGGTGTTTGATTTGTTCGGGGTTTCGAACTCCCCGGCAAGTCTCGTTATCAGATTTTACCTCGCGCGCGACGACTCGGTCCTTAGCAGCCAGCTCAGGGTGAGATTTGTTTTTGCGCGCGGTTGAATCTCGAATCCCCGTCGGAGTGGCGGTTGTTTGTGGGCCTGGGAATCCGGATTTGGTTAATCAGCGCCGCCATTTTTACTAGCTAGTGGTCGTTGTTGCTCTAGTAGACGGCTATCATGACGATGATCATTTTGTTTGGTCAAAATGTTTTGACGCGATGGGCTGCTTGTAGTTGCGTGAATTAGAATGGTGATAATTTTGGTCTCCCTTTAATTCGAGCCTTCTGCTGTGCCGTATTTGTGGTAAATATGTCAATACCTTTCAtaaagggagtacctagaactcatctagatgagatataatttggtctcattcactttgaaaacaagaacagatacaacccacgtcagcacacatgcatcttatagcatcacatccaatgactataaaaggtgaatgagaccaaattatatctcatctagatgagttctagcaaaactgtttcATAAAAGTTAGCTTTATAGTATCGTGCCATGTAAATGCAGATCTGATGGTAAGGATTTTTTTTTCAGGGCGACATCTTGAGAGAAAATGGGGATGAGAAAAGTAAGCAGTGCCAACCATTCTTCTCCATGTGCCAACCGCTTCAGACTGTTGTAAGATAATGAATAATGAATTATGCATATGCCTGATCAAATTTGTACAATATATTTTGCTATCATACACAAAACCCTAATTTGGTCATGTCGGTCCTCCCTTATGCTTAACAGAGCTATTCAAATTCTTGGGATAGCATTTGTGCTCCTGCAGCAACGGAACCTTGTCAAACTGTGAGCTAGAAGCTACTGCCACCTTCATATTTAGTGCAAATGTGTGATATTGAATTTTTGTAGTTCTGATGGTGTGCATTTTCTCTGGCACAGAGCGGCTTGGATTCAGTGGATGATGATTACATGCCAAGTGCATCTTCTTTTCCTGATAGCCAGCAGCCCCATTCTGAGGTATGTTCTCCCCCACAGGCCTTTATTCAAGGGTTTGATTTTCCAGTTAGTCTGTTCGAATTCCTGTGATGGCGATGTTTGCTAAGTGGTGTCTATCAATGTGCTGTTTCAGAGCATTTCTGCTATAGTAGATGAATCAAACAAGTTATGTTCACCTCCTTCACCTATGGATAAGGAATGTGATGTGGAACAACTTCAGCTGGAATCTGAGGAATTATTGGTATGCCATTTGAACCTTGGCAATTTTTGTGTGGCTTTCTCCAGGGAATTTTACAGTGACTTGCCTCATTTTCTGCCATCTATTAGTTGAAACTTGTACAGTTGCATATATTATATTCTATTTGAAAGTCCTATAATTGACATCTGGCATAAATTCAAATTTAATTAAGTTCTGCACACTGGAACTTTCTGTAACTCGGCCACTTACAAGCCTTTTATCTAAAATCAGTTTTCCTGAATTTTGGCAGTTCACAAGATTTAAAGCTTGTGCTGCCAAAACCTATTACCATGTGGCCAGCTCATATGCAATTTAATTACATATGATATCCTGAATTTAGTTGTATGTGGCATTCCTGCATGGAGTCCTTTTGTATGTAACAGTTCTCTAACCCTGTCTTCTGTTTTGGTGATTGCTATTTTAGGATGACTCAGGTGTGCTAGATGGGGAAACAAGGCAGCAGTTAGAACCCCTTACCACACATGAACCCAGTTCTGTTGTAAGTTTTTCACTTTGTACATCTGCATTTCTATCTAAAGTCTTCATGGAGCATGTGATTCTATTATGTGTGCTTAATGATATACATAATAAACTGTGGTTGGGATATGTTTGTCAAATGATTTTTTTTAGGTGTATAACATTCCCTACTTTTTTTGTTGGTACTGCTGCAGGATGAAATCAAAAAATGGGGGGCAGATACTAAGCAGCACTCACCACCCCGTCATAACACTAGGCATTGGAGCTCAGATGTAAGTGGCCTTCTATTATCTCACTGACATTTATCATGCAATATTTCAGATTAGacctttccttgcattgtttgtgaCAATTGTACTGACCGCTTGTGCTTAACAGCGTGCTCTTGAACCTTCTGACAATGAAAATAAGCCGCTCTCCTTGTTTTTTTCTCGCTTCAGACAACCCCAGTCAGTGGTATGCAATATATTCTTTGCCAAGTTTTGATACGCCAGTGTCATGTTTTTTTTTATTCGTTCTTAAATTGTTACAAAATATTCTCCATGTGCAGGGAGCTGGTCTTCGGAATATGGGGAACACATGCTTCTTAAATGCAACTCTTCAGTGTATCACTCATACTGTCCCACTTTTTAAGAAGCTCCGCTGCACCGACCACTCTACTCCATGCTCATGTATGGATAGTTTCTGATAATCATTTTAATTGTGTGAAAGTGTTCTGAatcttttttattttgctttacatgatTTGTTCTATTTGATACCATCCAGATGATGAAGATGGGTTCTGTTCCTTTTGCGCCCTTAAAGAACACATCGAAGAATCAGTTCGAAGGTCTGGAGCTGTTTTAGTGCCAGCAAGGTTCAAGGATAATTTAAGCAGTATCCTTTGCTTTTGAGTTCTATGCCTTATCTATTAATTTCATCTCAAATTAGTGCTGTCAGCATTCATAGTCATTTTCCCTGATTTTGCACCCTGAAATGTGCATGCTTTCTCTTGACTTTATATTAAATTCTTACATCTTGCTACTGTTCAAAGTATTGCCATTTTGGTGACAATGCTATGAATTTTGTTGGATTCCTTGACTAAGACTTGCCAGAATTATCGTCAGATTTTAGACCAGGACAGCAAGAGGATGCACATGAGTTCCTTCGTTGCTTGCTGGATAACTTGCACAAATGCACCCTTGATCCCAAGTCAAAGGGGAAGCCCTCATCTTTTGATGAGGAAAGTATTGTCAAACAGGTGTTTGGTGGTCGGCTTAAAAGCCAGGTATGTACTCTGTCATTGCATATTTACTTCTCTTTACGGTTGTCTTTCACCTAATGCTATTCTTCTTGCATAGTTGACATGCCGTGATTGTGGTCACTGTTCGGAGACATTTGAGCCCTTCCTGGATCTCAGCTTGGAGATTGATCAGGTTGATGACCTTGTTGCTGCTTTGGAATCTTTTACCAAGGTGGAGCAAGTTGGTGATGATGAGAACAAGCTCACCTGTGAAAGTTGTAAAGTTCAAGTTTGTAAGGATAAGCGGCTTGTGCTTGATAAAGCACCTGATGTCATCGCATTTCAACTCAAGCGCTTCACCACCCTCGACAATTCCATTGAAAAGATTGACAAACATGTGGCATACCCATCAGAACTTGATTTGAAGCCATTCCACAATAATCCAGACAAGGAGGTTAGTCTTATGTTATTCTCTGCTGGTAGGCTTACCATGAAGACATGTTTTGATGTTTTGCTTGTATTTTCATATGCTTCAGGAACTAAAGTATGATCTTTATGGTGTTGTTGAGCATTCTGGCTTACCTAACTATGGCCATTATGTGTGCACTATTCGTTCTTCACGAAGCACCTGGCACTTGATGAATGACTCCAATGTAGGTGCCATTAGTTGCTCTTGCTTTTATGAGACACATCTTTTCACCTTGTAATAATCACACTTGTGTTGCAGGTTGATTCTATTACTGAGACATGTGCACTAAACCAGGAAGCATATATACTCTTCTATGTTAGGCAGGGCATGTTTCCATGGTTCTCAAGTTTGCTAGAGGAGGCTAGGAGTGGTGCATCTCC is drawn from Triticum dicoccoides isolate Atlit2015 ecotype Zavitan chromosome 6B, WEW_v2.0, whole genome shotgun sequence and contains these coding sequences:
- the LOC119323579 gene encoding ubiquitin carboxyl-terminal hydrolase 21-like, translated to MADDDAAASLSQPSPAKGDILRENGDEKSKQCQPFFSMCQPLQTVSYSNSWDSICAPAATEPCQTSGLDSVDDDYMPSASSFPDSQQPHSESISAIVDESNKLCSPPSPMDKECDVEQLQLESEELLDDSGVLDGETRQQLEPLTTHEPSSVDEIKKWGADTKQHSPPRHNTRHWSSDRALEPSDNENKPLSLFFSRFRQPQSVGAGLRNMGNTCFLNATLQCITHTVPLFKKLRCTDHSTPCSYDEDGFCSFCALKEHIEESVRRSGAVLVPARFKDNLSKLSSDFRPGQQEDAHEFLRCLLDNLHKCTLDPKSKGKPSSFDEESIVKQVFGGRLKSQLTCRDCGHCSETFEPFLDLSLEIDQVDDLVAALESFTKVEQVGDDENKLTCESCKVQVCKDKRLVLDKAPDVIAFQLKRFTTLDNSIEKIDKHVAYPSELDLKPFHNNPDKEELKYDLYGVVEHSGLPNYGHYVCTIRSSRSTWHLMNDSNVDSITETCALNQEAYILFYVRQGMFPWFSSLLEEARSGASPVSVLDNIDADCLTSSNRSPGDKFEIGETSECKTSLLAEEPTKRYSVDASSSTNKKEETTPLRISPLRASFQDDVGRRHAPSPTKITNLERPSTPPPRPKRPISVDDIEVFKLEEFDDKDTPLMPKSEHQPKVKKPKAASASKSVKGPCVDKNATRLMRGMPSARRKGLLDCMISQQNVVQEPRRGSRSDPLGKKKRKLDTNSVAVLQY